From Zalophus californianus isolate mZalCal1 chromosome 16, mZalCal1.pri.v2, whole genome shotgun sequence, one genomic window encodes:
- the LOC113908010 gene encoding LOW QUALITY PROTEIN: mitochondrial inner membrane protease subunit 1-like (The sequence of the model RefSeq protein was modified relative to this genomic sequence to represent the inferred CDS: inserted 1 base in 1 codon), with amino-acid sequence MLRGVLGKTFRLVGYTIQYGCIAHCXFEYVGGVVMCSGPSVEPTIQNSDIVFAENLSRHFYGIQRGDVVIAKSPSDPKSTICKRVIGLEGDKILTNSPSDFFKSHSYVPTGHVWLEGDNLQNSTDSRYYGPIPYGLIRGHIFFKIWPLSDFGFLRDSPNGHRFSDD; translated from the exons ATGCTCCGCGGTGTTCTGGGAAAAACCTTTCGACTTGTTGGCTATACTATTCAGTATGGCTGTATAGCTCACT GTTTTGAATACGTTGGTGGTGTTGTCATGTGTTCTGGACCATCAGTGGAGCCTACAATTCAAAATTCAGATATTGTCTTTGCAGAAAATCTTAGTCGACATTTTTATGGTATCCAAAGAGGTGACGTTGTGATTGCAAAAAGCCCAAGTGATCCAAAATCAACCATTTGTAAAAGAGTAATTGGTTTGGAAGGAGAcaaaattctcaccaatagtCCATCAGATTTCTTTAAAAGCCATAGTTATGTGCCAACAGGTCATGTTTGGTTAGAAGGTGATAATCTACAGAATTCTACAGATTCCAGGTATTATGGACCTATTCCATATGGACTAATAAGAGGACATATCTTTTTCAAGATTTGGCCTTTGAGTGATTTTGGATTTCTACGTGACAGCCCTAATGGCCACAGATTTTCTGACGATTAG